One stretch of Streptomyces sp. 135 DNA includes these proteins:
- the lpdA gene encoding dihydrolipoyl dehydrogenase, translating to MEDRFDVVVLGAGPGGYVAAVRAAQLGKRVAVVEEKYWGGVCLNVGCIPTKALLRNAELAHLFTHEQKTYGIKVDGQVSFDYGEAFSRSRTVADGRVKGVHFLMKKNGITEFDGRGTFLDANTLQVAKSDGTTTTIGFENCIIATGATPRLLPGTSRSERVVTYEEQILADSLPRSIVIAGAGAIGIEFAYVLHNYGVKVTIVEFLDRVAPLEDADVSKELAKQYRKLGIDVMTSTRVESIDESGEQVRVTVTGKDGKQQTLEADKVLQAIGFAPNVTGFGLEATGVALTERGAIDVDGRCRTSVPHIYAIGDVTAKLMLAHTAEAMGVVAAETLADAETMELDYPMIPRATYSQPQIASFGWTEAQAKEKGFDVKVAKFPFQANGKAHGLGDTVGFVKIISDAKYGEIIGAHLIGPDVTELLPELTLAQQWDLTVHEVARNVHAHPTLGEAVKEAVHGLAGHMINF from the coding sequence ATGGAAGACCGCTTCGACGTCGTCGTGCTCGGAGCAGGACCCGGCGGCTACGTGGCCGCCGTCCGCGCCGCCCAGCTGGGCAAGCGGGTCGCGGTCGTCGAGGAGAAGTACTGGGGCGGTGTCTGCCTCAACGTCGGCTGCATCCCGACGAAGGCGCTGCTGCGCAACGCCGAGCTGGCCCATCTCTTCACGCACGAGCAGAAGACGTACGGCATCAAGGTCGACGGGCAGGTGTCCTTCGACTACGGCGAGGCGTTCAGCCGCAGCCGCACGGTAGCGGACGGCCGGGTCAAGGGCGTCCACTTCCTGATGAAGAAGAACGGCATCACGGAGTTCGACGGCCGGGGCACGTTCCTGGACGCGAACACCCTTCAGGTGGCGAAGTCCGACGGCACGACCACCACGATCGGCTTCGAGAACTGCATCATCGCCACCGGCGCCACGCCCCGGCTGCTGCCCGGCACGAGCCGCAGCGAGCGCGTGGTCACGTACGAGGAGCAGATCCTCGCCGATTCCCTGCCGCGCTCCATCGTGATCGCGGGCGCGGGCGCGATCGGCATCGAGTTCGCCTACGTCCTGCACAACTACGGCGTGAAGGTGACGATCGTCGAGTTCCTCGACCGCGTCGCGCCGCTGGAGGACGCGGATGTGTCGAAGGAGCTCGCGAAGCAGTACCGCAAGCTCGGCATCGACGTGATGACCTCGACGCGCGTGGAGTCGATCGACGAATCGGGCGAGCAGGTCCGGGTGACCGTCACGGGCAAGGACGGCAAGCAGCAGACCCTGGAGGCCGACAAGGTCCTCCAGGCCATCGGTTTCGCGCCGAACGTCACCGGTTTCGGCCTGGAGGCGACGGGCGTGGCGCTCACCGAGCGCGGCGCGATCGATGTCGACGGCCGCTGCCGTACGAGCGTCCCGCACATCTACGCCATCGGTGACGTCACGGCGAAGCTGATGCTGGCGCACACCGCCGAGGCCATGGGCGTCGTCGCCGCCGAGACCCTCGCGGACGCCGAGACGATGGAGCTCGACTACCCGATGATCCCGCGCGCCACCTACTCGCAGCCGCAGATCGCGAGCTTCGGCTGGACGGAGGCGCAGGCCAAGGAGAAGGGCTTCGACGTCAAGGTCGCGAAGTTCCCCTTCCAGGCGAACGGCAAGGCGCACGGCCTCGGCGACACCGTCGGCTTCGTGAAGATCATCAGCGACGCGAAGTACGGCGAGATCATCGGCGCCCACCTGATCGGCCCGGACGTGACCGAGCTGCTGCCCGAGCTGACCCTGGCGCAGCAGTGGGACCTCACCGTCCATGAGGTGGCGCGCAACGTCCACGCGCACCCGACGCTGGGCGAGGCCGTCAAGGAAGCGGTGCACGGCCTGGCCGGACACATGATCAACTTCTGA
- a CDS encoding MMPL family transporter yields MFSGLGRFVVRRPWWIILAWVVVAGAVISLAPKLTSSSDEASFLPDHYESIRATDVQEKEFPKQQNVGAIIVFERSDGGKLTAADSADVVRVSKDLQAKKIGEVQGVVPGEVSPNKLVQTSVVAMPKITDPEDTSQQDAVEQLREDLKPELSGTDLSAGITGSAAQALDERDASERAGMLVGVGTIAIIIVLLLVIFRSPIIALLPVVLIGLISPMATGLIASANKAFDMKADSSIQELLTVVLFGVGTDYILFLLFRYREALRAGEDPKGAMVHAVERVGEAITSAAGAVIVAFAALTLSSLGMLRSMGPALAIAVFVTLLAGLTLVPAVVSLLGTKVFWPSKSWQREPHGSGFARLGASIARKPAVWAVVSALFMGALTLGALGYKANFDLAGSSLPKDKESMVAMRDLEKGFPAGSTDPTSVYLSSTDDEPLTKAQAAGFRERLGDVPGVGEVAAPRMSPDGTTASYSVILSDPPASDKALATLKDRLRPTAHEEAPAGSEALVGGVTAVYVDINKAVDRDYSVVFPVAALAIMVILGLLLRSLVAPWYLMLSVALGFGATLGATSLLFQQLGDQPGLMFMLPVIMYLFVVALGTDYNILMVSRLREEAREGRGPHDAAGTAVRHSGPTIGSAGVILAGTFATLMLAGNSTLSQMGFSLSFGIVIAAFVMAAVFTPALTALIGHAAWWPGHGDEKRDGGGGAAPPGPEEERVGDASRTG; encoded by the coding sequence ATGTTCTCTGGTCTGGGCCGTTTCGTGGTCCGCCGTCCTTGGTGGATCATCCTGGCGTGGGTGGTGGTGGCCGGCGCGGTGATCTCGCTGGCGCCCAAGCTCACCTCCAGCAGCGACGAGGCGAGTTTCCTTCCCGACCATTACGAGTCGATCCGCGCGACAGACGTACAGGAGAAGGAGTTCCCGAAGCAGCAGAACGTGGGCGCCATCATCGTCTTCGAGCGGTCCGACGGCGGGAAGCTGACGGCCGCCGACTCCGCCGACGTGGTCCGCGTCTCCAAGGATCTCCAGGCGAAGAAGATCGGGGAAGTACAGGGCGTCGTGCCCGGCGAGGTCTCGCCCAACAAGCTGGTGCAGACGTCGGTCGTCGCGATGCCGAAGATCACCGACCCCGAGGACACCTCGCAGCAGGACGCGGTCGAGCAGCTGCGCGAGGACCTCAAACCCGAGCTGAGCGGCACGGACCTGTCGGCCGGGATCACCGGTTCCGCGGCCCAGGCCCTCGACGAGCGGGACGCCTCCGAGCGCGCCGGCATGCTCGTGGGGGTCGGCACGATCGCGATCATCATCGTGCTGCTCCTGGTCATCTTCCGCAGCCCCATCATCGCGCTGCTGCCCGTCGTGCTCATCGGTCTCATCTCGCCGATGGCGACCGGGCTGATCGCCTCCGCCAACAAGGCCTTCGACATGAAGGCGGACTCCTCCATCCAGGAGCTGCTGACCGTCGTCCTGTTCGGTGTCGGCACGGACTACATCCTGTTCCTGCTCTTCCGCTACCGGGAGGCGCTGCGGGCGGGCGAGGATCCGAAGGGCGCCATGGTGCATGCCGTGGAGCGGGTCGGTGAGGCCATCACGTCGGCGGCGGGCGCCGTCATCGTCGCCTTCGCCGCGCTCACGCTCTCCTCGCTCGGCATGCTGCGCTCGATGGGTCCCGCGCTCGCCATCGCCGTCTTCGTGACGCTGCTGGCCGGTCTCACGCTCGTACCGGCAGTGGTGTCGCTGCTCGGCACGAAGGTGTTCTGGCCGTCGAAGTCCTGGCAGCGGGAGCCGCACGGCAGCGGTTTCGCCCGGCTCGGCGCGTCGATCGCCCGCAAGCCCGCCGTGTGGGCGGTGGTCTCGGCGCTGTTCATGGGCGCGTTGACGCTCGGCGCGCTCGGCTACAAGGCCAATTTCGACCTCGCCGGGTCCTCGCTGCCGAAGGACAAGGAGTCGATGGTCGCGATGCGGGACCTGGAGAAGGGCTTCCCCGCCGGTTCCACCGACCCCACCTCCGTCTACCTCTCCTCGACGGACGACGAGCCGCTGACCAAGGCGCAGGCCGCCGGCTTCCGCGAGCGGCTCGGCGATGTCCCGGGCGTGGGCGAGGTCGCGGCGCCGCGCATGAGCCCGGACGGTACGACGGCGTCGTACTCGGTGATCCTCTCGGACCCGCCCGCCTCCGACAAGGCGCTCGCCACCCTCAAGGACCGGCTGCGCCCCACCGCCCACGAGGAGGCGCCGGCCGGCTCCGAGGCGCTGGTCGGCGGTGTCACGGCGGTCTACGTCGACATCAACAAGGCGGTGGACCGCGACTATTCGGTCGTCTTCCCCGTGGCGGCCCTCGCCATCATGGTGATCCTGGGCCTGCTGCTGCGCAGCCTCGTGGCGCCGTGGTACCTGATGCTGTCGGTCGCGCTCGGTTTCGGCGCGACGCTCGGCGCGACCTCGCTGCTCTTCCAGCAGCTCGGCGACCAGCCGGGGCTGATGTTCATGCTGCCGGTGATCATGTACTTGTTCGTGGTCGCGCTCGGCACCGACTACAACATCCTCATGGTGTCGCGCCTGCGCGAGGAGGCCCGTGAGGGCCGCGGTCCGCACGACGCGGCCGGCACGGCGGTGCGGCACTCGGGCCCGACGATCGGCTCTGCGGGCGTGATCCTCGCCGGAACGTTCGCGACGCTGATGCTGGCGGGCAACTCGACGCTCTCCCAGATGGGTTTCTCGCTCTCCTTCGGCATCGTCATCGCCGCCTTCGTCATGGCGGCGGTCTTCACGCCCGCTCTGACGGCCCTCATCGGGCACGCGGCCTGGTGGCCCGGCCACGGGGACGAGAAACGGGACGGAGGCGGCGGGGCGGCCCCGCCCGGCCCGGAGGAGGAGCGGGTGGGGGACGCGTCGCGGACGGGGTGA
- a CDS encoding MFS transporter has protein sequence MTGRDQPTASLWANPNYRAFLAIQTLSALGDSFSFVAIPLLVLHSTGSIVQMGLVTGLTGVASIVTGLFAGVIADRVDRRALLMVTDVARCLLYATIPLVWLFATPMWLIYTVVPLAGGFAMLFRVAYVTVVPAIVEPDQITRANAHLFGSYAIATVGGPTLAGFVTAASGPVAAIGVDAATFALSAAGLLLVKLRPMPTPPTDEQGAGEEGGKGQRGGVRGEFLAGIRFLWAHPVLRPLTVLLSLFIFLTHGMTDVIIFRVKEDLGHGDDTVGYVLSAGTIGTFLASFVVTRVRKSLGFGPSWIGATALGGVAVACFGLTENVPVIGALSAGMLLATGVAGICSMSLRQEVTPSHLLGRVTAAFWTTHYSLGPLGAAAVTAAAAGFGVAEVCMVVGAGVVCVALSGTLTGVARG, from the coding sequence ATGACGGGCCGCGACCAGCCGACGGCCTCCCTCTGGGCCAACCCCAACTACCGCGCGTTCCTGGCCATCCAGACCCTCTCCGCCCTCGGGGACTCCTTCTCGTTCGTGGCGATACCGCTGCTCGTGCTGCACAGCACCGGCTCGATCGTGCAGATGGGCCTGGTCACCGGCCTGACGGGCGTCGCCTCCATCGTCACCGGGCTCTTCGCCGGGGTGATCGCCGACCGCGTGGACCGGCGCGCACTCCTCATGGTCACCGACGTGGCGCGATGTCTGCTGTACGCGACGATCCCGCTGGTCTGGCTCTTCGCGACGCCGATGTGGCTGATCTACACGGTCGTCCCGCTGGCCGGCGGCTTCGCGATGCTCTTCCGGGTCGCGTACGTGACGGTGGTGCCCGCGATCGTCGAACCCGACCAGATCACCAGGGCCAACGCCCATCTCTTCGGGTCGTACGCCATCGCCACGGTCGGCGGACCGACCCTCGCGGGCTTCGTCACCGCCGCGTCCGGGCCGGTCGCGGCCATCGGGGTCGACGCCGCGACGTTCGCCCTCTCCGCCGCGGGGCTCCTGCTGGTCAAGTTGCGGCCGATGCCGACGCCGCCCACCGACGAGCAAGGAGCGGGCGAGGAGGGCGGCAAGGGCCAACGAGGCGGTGTCCGAGGGGAGTTCCTCGCCGGAATCCGCTTCCTGTGGGCGCACCCCGTCCTGCGACCGCTGACCGTGCTGCTGTCCCTCTTCATCTTCCTCACGCACGGCATGACCGACGTCATCATCTTCCGCGTGAAGGAGGACCTCGGCCACGGGGACGACACCGTGGGCTATGTGCTGAGCGCGGGGACCATCGGCACCTTCCTCGCCTCCTTCGTGGTCACCCGCGTACGCAAGAGCCTTGGTTTCGGCCCCAGTTGGATCGGCGCCACCGCGCTCGGCGGGGTGGCCGTCGCCTGCTTCGGGCTGACCGAGAACGTGCCGGTCATCGGCGCCCTCTCGGCAGGCATGCTGCTCGCCACCGGTGTCGCGGGCATCTGCTCGATGTCCCTGCGCCAGGAAGTGACGCCCAGTCACCTGCTGGGCCGGGTCACCGCGGCGTTCTGGACCACGCACTACTCCCTCGGCCCGCTGGGCGCCGCCGCCGTCACCGCGGCGGCGGCGGGGTTCGGGGTCGCGGAGGTCTGCATGGTGGTGGGGGCCGGTGTGGTGTGCGTGGCGCTGAGCGGGACGCTCACGGGGGTCGCGCGCGGCTGA